One region of Drosophila kikkawai strain 14028-0561.14 chromosome 2R, DkikHiC1v2, whole genome shotgun sequence genomic DNA includes:
- the LOC108072881 gene encoding RNA-binding protein 48, with product MEETSSDHHKRMEYCTTRLQYRQGRELKAVKVYTVASESRHLLIFGVPKINLQANLKTKLQGFGRLESCICITSVMASKMELEAFTDVFAVKFERLDVARRAKRMLDARPFYGGILHISYAPERESQQELREKLLQRGQEVALRIRCNRRDEDPPPKKSREAK from the exons ATGGAAGAGACATCCTCGGACCACCACAAGCGAATGGAATACTGCACCACTAGACTGCAGTATCGTCAAGGACGAGAGCTGAAAGCTGTAAAG GTTTATACAGTGGCCAGTGAGTCCAGGCACTTGCTGATATTCGGCGTGCCAAAGATAAACCTTCAAGCGAATCTGAAGACCAAGTTGCAGGGCTTCGGAAGGCTGGAGTCCTGTATATGCATAACCTCAGTTATGGCTTCAAAGA TGGAACTAGAGGCCTTTACAGACGTATTTGCAGTCAAATTCGAGCGTTTGGACGTAGCTAGAAGGGCAAAACGGATGTTGGATGCTCGCCCATTCTACGGGGGCATCCTCCACATTTCCTACGCTCCGGAAAGGGAATCCCAGCAAGAGCTGCGggagaagctgctgcagcgcgGGCAGGAGGTGGCTCTTCGCATCCGTTGCAATCGGCGGGATGAGGACCCGCCGCCCAAAAAGAGCCGAGAAGCCAAATGA
- the RnrS gene encoding ribonucleoside-diphosphate reductase subunit M2 yields MSQMASKENIADNMEKFSLKSPSKKVLTDNASNVRKMSIGQEENGGQAVKEVAENGAGKSASIMDKSAAPFDPSLEPLLRENPRRFVIFPIQYHDIWQMYKKAEASFWTVEEVDLSKDLTDWHRLKDDERHFISHVLAFFAASDGIVNENLVERFSQEVQITEARCFYGFQIAMENVHSEMYSVLIDTYIRDPHQREYLFNAIETMPAVKRKADWALSWISSKSANFGERIIAFAAVEGIFFSGSFASIFWLKKRGLMPGLTFSNELISRDEGLHCDFAVLMFQHLVQRPRRERIIEIIRDAVDIEQEFLTDALPVNLIGMNCDLMSQYIEFVADRLLVELGVGKIYNTKNPFNFMEMISLDGKTNFFEKKVGEYQRMGVATNRLDNVFTLDADF; encoded by the exons ATGTCTCAAATGGCGTCCAAGGAAAACATTGCGGACAACATGGAGAAGTTCTCACTAAAG AGCCCCAGCAAGAAGGTCTTGACCGACAACGCCAGCAACGTTCGCAAAATGTCCATTGGCCAGGAGGAGAACGGTGGCCAGGCGGTCAAAGAGGTGGCAGAGAATGGAGCCGGCAAGTCTGCCTCTATCATGGATAAGTCGGCAGCACCCTTTGATCCCTCGCTGGAGCCGCTTCTGCGCGAGAATCCCCGGAGATTCGTCATCTTTCCCATCCAGTATCACGACATCTGGCAGATGTACAAGAAG GCCGAGGCCTCCTTCTGGACCGTGGAAGAGGTGGACTTGTCCAAGGATCTCACCGACTGGCATCGCCTTAAGGATGACGAACGCCACTTCATCTCCCATGTGCTGGCCTTCTTTGCCGCCTCCGATGGTATTGTCAACGAGAATCTGGTGGAGCGCTTTAGCCAGGAGGTACAGATCACCGAGGCCCGCTGCTTTTATGGCTTCCAGATCGCCATGGAGAACGTGCATTCGGAGATGTACAGTGTGCTGATCGACACTTACATTCGGGACCCACACCAGCGGGAATATCTGTTCAATGCCATTGAGACCATGCCGGCGGTGAAGCGCAAGGCTGACTGGGCCCTGTCCTGGATCTCTTCCAAGTCGGCCAACTTTGGGGAGCGCATCATTGCGTTTGCCGCCGTCGAGGGCATTTTCTTCAGCGGCAGCTTTGCCTCCATTTTCTGGCTGAAGAAGCGCGGCCTGATGCCTGGTTTGACCTTCTCCAATGAGCTGATCTCCCGCGATGAGGGTCTGCACTGTGACTTTGCGGTGCTGATGTTCCAGCATCTGGTGCAGCGACCGAGGCGCGAGCGCATCATCGAGATCATCCGCGACGCTGTGGACATTGAGCAGGAGTTCCTCACCGATGCCCTGCCGGTTAATCTGATCGGCATGAACTGTGACCTGATGTCGCAGTACATTGAGTTTGTGGCCGATCGTCTGCTGGTCGAGCTGGGCGTGGGAAAGATCTACAACACCAAGAATCCGTTCAACTTCATGGAGATGATCTCGCTGGATGGCAAGACCAACTTCTTTGAGAAGAAGGTGGGCGAGTATCAGCGCATGGGCGTGGCCACCAACCGATTGGACAATGTGTTTACCCTGGACGCGGACTTTTAG
- the GalT1 gene encoding beta-1,3-galactosyltransferase 1, translating into MHGTWTADNGEEQSSLLAAAADSSATGSDEEGNQHRTKVKLRKLQRRNRLPLPRSLRRLGCYTLSACTVLLMLFVYLPLIYMDVHRRSAGLPDWTLETSRSVSDYLDPGQETATIVPRDLCRNKTFLVIAVCTGLGNFVQRQTIRETWGNTTEFNYPAFAKLHGHLKGRYLPLLPERLKLYAEYLHGMGDTLTATVRVVFVIGRSRDEALVGNETLTRIHSEAEQYNDIIQGNFVDSYNNLTLKSVMALKHISRSCSNTSAFFLKCDDDTFLNIPNLLHFLLGGTIPLYNDTLDYHDRFTFLATSPQNRMNDSSGVMYGHQFCNVVPVSDVTSKWYMPSYMYPPEAYPKYLSGAGYLLSIDVVQRLYEASLNTTLVYLEDVYITGLCAQRANVKRRHHPLFSFAHSKKLCAFKGSILQHQVKDDSMVEAWNHVSDYSIKCPPPERYFSQLRLHKRPNC; encoded by the exons ATGCACGGCACTTGGACAGCGGATAATGGCGAGGAGCAGAGCTCTTtgctggcggcggcggcggataGTTCCGCCACTGGATCCGACGAGGAGGGGAACCAGCACCGCACCAAGGTCAAGCTAAGGAAGTTGCAGCGACGCAACCGCCTGCCGCTGCCAAGGAGCCTGAGACGCCTCGGCTGTTACACATTGAGCGCCTGCACTGTGTTGCTGATGCTCTTCGTCTACCTGCCGCTCATCTACATGGATGTGCACCGGCGTAGTG CTGGTCTGCCCGACTGGACGCTGGAAACCTCCCGGAGCGTAAGCGATTATCTCGATCCCGGACAGGAAACGGCAACCATTGTGCCCCGTGATCTTTGTCGGAACAAGACCTTCCTGGTAATCGCCGTCTGCACGGGCCTGGGTAACTTTGTTCAGCGCCAGACCATACGCGAGACCTGGGGCAACACCACCGAGTTTAACTACCCGGCCTTTGCCAAGCTCCATGGCCATCTCAAGGGTAGGTACCTGCCACTGCTGCCGGAGCGTCTCAAGCTGTACGCTGAGTACCTGCACGGCATGGGTGACACCCTGACCGCCACAGTGCGCGTTGTCTTTGTTATTGGCCGCAGCCGGGACGAGGCACTTGTGGGAAACGAGACCCTGACGCGCATTCACAGCGAAGCGGAGCAGTACAATGACATAATCCAGGGTAACTTTGTGGACAGCTACAACAACCTCACCCTCAAGTCGGTTATGGCTCTGAAGCACATCAGTCGGAGCTGCTCGAATACATCCGCCTTCTTCCTCAAGTGCGACGACGACACCTTCCTGAATATACCCAATTTGTTGCACTTCCTCCTCGGAGGCACCATACCGCTGTACAACGACACCTTGGACTATCACGATCGCTTCACCTTCCTGGCCACATCGCCGCAGAACCGGATGAACGACAGCTCCGGGGTGATGTACGGCCATCAGTTCTGCAATGTGGTACCGGTGAGTGATGTGACCAGCAAGTGGTACATGCCCTCGTACATGTATCCGCCGGAGGCGTATCCAAAGTATCTTTCTGGAGCCGGCTACCTGCTCTCCATCGATGTGGTGCAGCGGCTATACGAGGCGTCACTTAATACAACGCTGGTTTACTTGGAGGATGTGTACATCACGGGGCTGTGTGCACAACGGGCCAATGTCAAGCGTCGCCATCATCCTCTCTTCAGCTTCGCTCATTCGAAGAAACTGTGCGCCTTCAAGGGCAGCATACTGCAGCATCAGGTAAAGGACGACAGTATGGTGGAGGCCTGGAACCATGTGTCCGACTACTCCATCAAGTGTCCGCCGCCGGAGCGGTACTTCAGCCAGCTGCGACTGCACAAGCGGCCTAATTGTTAG